The genomic stretch TGCTGTTTAATGCGCACTTTCTCATCATTCTACACCCGGACACTTATGAAGAACGCCAGAATGCGTTTCCGGTTATTGTCGATGAAGCCGTAAAATCATTTAAAGCCAGTATTGAATCGCACAAAGGGCAGTATGAACGGATTGCTCCCGTGGCTTCCAGCTGGTTTTTTAAATTTGGGGGCGGACGGGAGTTTGGCGGAGAAACGGTCTCGCCAACCGATGTTTACGTCGTCGGTGCCCTGACCGGTATTTTGCCCGGCAACGAAGCGCGCCAGTCGCCGGATAAGCTGCACGTAACGCGCCGGGTCAAACAAACCAACCGCTACGAAAAGGTGGATGTAGACCTGAATACATTTCAGCATATCGACTTTCGCGAGCCGGGGGCGTTTGTCGTTAAGTTTAAATTCGATTCGTCGCCCGCCCAACAAGAACGGGCACCGATGCCGGGGTCGGCCACCCGAAACGCAACAGTATTGCCCCGCAGTTTGGCTGCCGGACTAGCCGAGCTTACCTATTACATCGCCGAGTTAAACAAAGAGGATTCGTACCTGATGCGCGACCGGGAGATTGTGGTAGCCCGCAAGGAACCCGAAAACCAACATTTTCCGAATTATCT from Spirosoma oryzicola encodes the following:
- a CDS encoding FHA domain-containing protein, which encodes MANQPNWLHKLGNLLVPPSQSQTTPVATVTNKRILDELVTSFEDSIGRESVGASMLFNAHFLIILHPDTYEERQNAFPVIVDEAVKSFKASIESHKGQYERIAPVASSWFFKFGGGREFGGETVSPTDVYVVGALTGILPGNEARQSPDKLHVTRRVKQTNRYEKVDVDLNTFQHIDFREPGAFVVKFKFDSSPAQQERAPMPGSATRNATVLPRSLAAGLAELTYYIAELNKEDSYLMRDREIVVARKEPENQHFPNYLLLESAYVSNPHARIRYDDATQTFQLASFSRNETRVNEQLIPRSEPASPQWYTLPDKAQILLNSMVTLHFQRTL